In Rhipicephalus microplus isolate Deutch F79 chromosome 7, USDA_Rmic, whole genome shotgun sequence, one genomic interval encodes:
- the LOC142767766 gene encoding dermonecrotic toxin SPH-like has product MTDTVWQVDEGMELGANAIESNVTFNQEGSAALFYHGIPCDCFRWGRRSEEVPKLLRYIRQTTDGGKYEGRLALLFLDLKTSSLSWDKKFNAGVDVARKLLDHLWHGGFDVSNNEELAAIGDMYRQLGIQGHRWQGDGITNCFSFLRSTSRLESVIENRDAAGVASGYVDKAYHWTIDMPHQLRLSLRKNVDGIITNMPQYLADILKEEEFRDTVRLANAGDNPWTRFERRYSCNDQDSFIAWDVLGGGSEG; this is encoded by the exons ATGACGGACACCGTGTGGCAAGTGGACGAGGGTATGGAGCTGGGAGCCAACGCCATCGAGTCTAACGTCACCTTCAACCAAGAAGGTTCAGCAGCGTTGTTCTATCACGGCATTCCGTGCGACTGCTTCCGGTGGGGCCGGCGTTCCGAAGAAGTCCCCAAGCTTCTGCGGTACATCCGACAAACCACAG ACGGCGGTAAATACGAAGGGCGGCTTGCTCTTCTGTTTTTGGATCTCAAGACGTCCAGCCTTTCTTGGGACAAGAAGTTCAATGCGGGTGTCGACGTCGCGAGAAAACTTCTGGATCACCTATGGCATGGAG GATTCGACGTCAGCAACAACGAAGAACTGGCCGCTATCGGGGACATGTACCGTCAGCTTGGAATCCAAGGCCATCGCTGGCAAGGAGATGGTATCACGaactgcttctctttcttacgATCGACGAGCAGGCTGGAGAGCGTCATCGAAAACCGCGACGCTGCAGGAGTGGCATCCGGCTACGTCGACAAAGCTTACCACTGGACCATCGATATGCCACATCAGCTCCGGCTGTCACTCAG GAAAAATGTGGACGGCATAATCACAAACATGCCGCAATATCTGGCGGACATTCTCAAGGAGGAAGAGTTTCGCGATACGGTGAGGCTCGCCAACGCCGGAGACAACCCTTGGACTCGCTTCGAACGTCGCTACAGCTGCAACGACCAAGACTCGTTCATTGCGTGGGACGTCCTTGGCGGCGGCAGCGAGGGGTGA